A portion of the Streptomyces sp. YPW6 genome contains these proteins:
- a CDS encoding glutamate ABC transporter substrate-binding protein — translation MSRRKVRPGRGGLRGWGGVAGMAVACAVTAAVTLLPLAHHGGRTAGAGTSGGVATADRARAEACTEPEASLPASGADGPNIDRIKERGKLIAGVDQNSFRWGYRNPESGGLEGFDIDLVRAIADDLLGDPDAVIFRAIPTNQRIAALENDRVDVVVRTMTINCKRLEQVSFSTAYFRAGQQVLAPKDSPITGYDSSLKGKRVCSAEGSTAYEALERKSFGALYKDDFDGTERDPDRLTVPNQLDCLVRLQLGEVDAVVTDNALAAGQAAQDPAVELKGTEPFTTEFYGVAAKKGADDLVARVNQVLVDYRAGGEDSAWMRSYEKWLATGLPGITAPPAPKYRTG, via the coding sequence ATGAGCAGGAGGAAGGTCCGGCCCGGACGTGGCGGCCTGCGCGGCTGGGGCGGGGTGGCGGGGATGGCGGTGGCGTGTGCGGTCACCGCCGCGGTCACCCTGCTGCCGCTGGCCCACCACGGTGGCAGGACGGCCGGGGCGGGCACGTCGGGCGGGGTCGCGACGGCCGACCGGGCCCGGGCCGAGGCGTGCACCGAGCCGGAGGCGAGCCTGCCCGCGTCCGGTGCCGACGGGCCGAACATCGACAGGATCAAGGAGCGCGGCAAGCTGATAGCGGGCGTCGACCAGAACAGCTTCCGCTGGGGCTACCGCAACCCCGAGAGCGGCGGTCTGGAGGGGTTCGACATCGATCTGGTGCGGGCCATCGCCGATGACCTGCTGGGCGACCCGGACGCGGTGATCTTCCGGGCCATCCCCACCAACCAGCGCATCGCCGCCCTGGAGAACGACCGGGTCGACGTCGTCGTGCGGACGATGACGATCAACTGCAAGCGGCTGGAGCAGGTCTCCTTCTCCACCGCCTACTTCCGGGCGGGGCAGCAGGTGCTCGCCCCGAAGGATTCGCCGATCACCGGCTACGACTCCTCCCTGAAGGGCAAGCGGGTCTGCTCGGCCGAGGGCTCCACCGCGTACGAGGCGCTGGAGAGGAAGTCGTTCGGGGCCCTCTACAAGGACGACTTCGACGGCACCGAGCGCGACCCGGACCGGCTGACCGTGCCCAACCAGCTGGACTGCCTGGTGCGGCTCCAGCTCGGTGAGGTCGACGCGGTCGTCACGGACAACGCCCTGGCGGCCGGGCAGGCGGCGCAGGACCCGGCGGTGGAGCTCAAGGGGACGGAGCCGTTCACCACGGAGTTCTACGGCGTCGCGGCGAAGAAGGGCGCCGACGACCTGGTGGCCCGGGTCAACCAGGTCCTCGTCGACTACCGGGCGGGCGGCGAGGACAGCGCCTGGATGCGGTCCTACGAGAAGTGGCTGGCGACCGGCCTGCCGGGGATCACCGCACCGCCCGCCCCCAAGTACCGCACCGGCTGA
- a CDS encoding carbohydrate ABC transporter permease produces MTTHPLRAKRRRSALRNAAFMSPWLIGFSLFFAYPMVSTVYFSFTSYDGFGAPAFNGLTNWTYVFRDYPMFWPSLWNTLWLVLVVVTCRVVFGLGIGLLITKIKTGAGVFRTLFYLPYLAPPVAATLAFVFLLNPGTGPVNAILGDFGLPTPGWFNDASWSKPALTLLAVWGIGDLMVIFMASLLDVPGEQYEAAELDGASAWQKFRFVTLPNISPIVLFAVVTGVIQAMQYYTQPLVAGKVASGVIGGSGQSFEPGYPDKSTLTLPQLVYNLGFQRFDYGAACAVALVLFALAMAFTALLMRGRNNLIQAGD; encoded by the coding sequence ATGACGACGCACCCCCTCCGGGCCAAGCGCCGCAGGTCGGCGCTGCGCAACGCGGCCTTCATGTCGCCGTGGCTGATCGGGTTCTCGCTCTTCTTCGCCTACCCGATGGTCTCGACGGTCTACTTCTCCTTCACCTCGTACGACGGGTTCGGCGCCCCCGCCTTCAACGGGCTGACGAACTGGACGTACGTCTTCCGCGACTACCCGATGTTCTGGCCGTCGCTGTGGAACACGCTCTGGCTGGTGCTCGTCGTGGTCACCTGCCGGGTCGTGTTCGGGCTCGGCATCGGGCTGCTGATCACGAAGATCAAGACGGGCGCCGGGGTCTTCCGGACCCTGTTCTACCTGCCGTACCTGGCCCCGCCGGTCGCCGCGACGCTCGCCTTCGTCTTCCTCCTCAACCCCGGCACCGGACCGGTCAACGCGATCCTCGGGGACTTCGGGCTGCCGACGCCCGGCTGGTTCAACGACGCCTCCTGGTCCAAGCCGGCGCTCACCCTGCTCGCGGTGTGGGGCATCGGGGACCTGATGGTCATCTTCATGGCCTCGCTGCTGGACGTGCCGGGCGAGCAGTACGAGGCGGCGGAGCTGGACGGCGCGTCCGCCTGGCAGAAGTTCCGCTTCGTGACCCTGCCGAACATCTCGCCCATCGTGCTGTTCGCCGTGGTGACGGGCGTCATCCAGGCCATGCAGTACTACACGCAGCCGCTGGTCGCCGGGAAGGTCGCCTCCGGGGTCATCGGCGGCTCCGGCCAGTCCTTCGAACCCGGCTATCCCGACAAGTCGACACTGACGCTTCCGCAGCTCGTCTACAACCTGGGCTTCCAGCGCTTCGACTACGGCGCCGCCTGTGCCGTCGCCCTCGTCCTGTTCGCCCTGGCCATGGCCTTCACGGCCCTGCTGATGCGGGGCCGCAACAACCTGATCCAGGCCGGTGACTGA
- a CDS encoding PP2C family serine/threonine-protein phosphatase: MSQSHQQPALSKCPGCEEPPAAGDLFCGACGYDLSAVPDRPHDRPTMAITVPPDTAEASAVPGAEAVRWPAAAETDSSDVPAPVHRPSDLPGTDSGGRPLAAEREQTREPGPAAEPGAAVGQGFAAAGQDAASGKEFAAAGRGPEPVGGPEPAAAPGTSAVPGAAAAPVRRDDPAEPGGVEHSGDFAPAAPDPRTAEHAAAAAAPVAGGKVCVACRSGRVDPDGYCENCGHAQPRERDHMEQELGSVAAVSDRGLRHHRNEDSFAVSSTALPDGSPAVVAIVCDGVSSASRPDEASAAAANAANESLLESLARGTHPQQAMHEAIVAASDAVNALAQEPAGAMEHDAHRHQNAPACTLVGAVMAGELLIVGWVGDSRAYWVPEDRTQPTARLTEDDSWAAQMVAAGLMNEAEAYADERAHAITGWLGADAYELEPHTAAFKPDRSGLVVVCTDGLWNYAESAEEMAAAVPADAQERPLRGAQVLVGHALDGGGHDNVTVALLPFAVRPQGAGSACETV, from the coding sequence ATGTCTCAGAGCCACCAGCAGCCCGCACTGTCGAAGTGCCCCGGCTGCGAGGAGCCGCCGGCCGCGGGCGATCTGTTCTGCGGGGCGTGCGGCTACGACCTCTCGGCCGTGCCCGACCGCCCCCACGACCGGCCCACGATGGCCATCACCGTGCCCCCGGACACCGCAGAGGCGTCGGCCGTGCCGGGTGCCGAGGCCGTACGGTGGCCCGCGGCCGCGGAGACCGACAGCTCGGACGTGCCCGCGCCGGTGCACCGCCCCTCGGACCTGCCGGGGACGGACTCGGGCGGCAGGCCCCTGGCGGCGGAGCGGGAACAGACCCGGGAGCCGGGCCCGGCGGCCGAGCCCGGCGCGGCGGTCGGCCAGGGCTTCGCGGCGGCCGGCCAAGACGCGGCGTCCGGGAAGGAATTCGCGGCGGCCGGGCGCGGGCCGGAGCCCGTCGGCGGTCCGGAGCCCGCGGCCGCTCCGGGGACCTCGGCCGTTCCGGGGGCCGCGGCCGCTCCGGTGCGCCGGGACGACCCCGCGGAGCCGGGCGGAGTCGAGCACTCCGGTGACTTCGCGCCGGCCGCTCCCGATCCCCGTACGGCGGAGCACGCCGCGGCGGCCGCCGCTCCCGTCGCCGGGGGGAAGGTCTGTGTGGCCTGCCGCTCCGGCCGGGTGGACCCCGACGGCTACTGCGAGAACTGCGGGCACGCCCAGCCCCGCGAGCGCGACCACATGGAGCAGGAGCTCGGCTCGGTGGCCGCGGTGAGCGACCGGGGTCTGCGTCACCACCGCAACGAGGACTCCTTCGCGGTGTCCTCGACCGCGCTGCCGGACGGTTCGCCCGCCGTCGTCGCGATCGTCTGCGACGGCGTCTCCTCGGCGAGCCGGCCGGACGAGGCGTCGGCCGCCGCCGCGAACGCCGCCAACGAGTCGCTGCTGGAGTCCCTGGCGCGCGGTACGCATCCCCAGCAGGCGATGCACGAGGCGATCGTCGCCGCGTCCGACGCGGTCAACGCCCTGGCGCAGGAGCCGGCCGGGGCGATGGAGCACGACGCGCACCGCCACCAGAACGCCCCGGCCTGCACCCTGGTCGGCGCGGTCATGGCGGGCGAGCTGCTGATCGTCGGCTGGGTCGGCGACAGCCGGGCCTACTGGGTGCCCGAGGACCGCACCCAGCCCACGGCCCGGCTCACCGAGGACGACTCCTGGGCCGCGCAGATGGTGGCGGCCGGCCTGATGAACGAGGCGGAGGCGTACGCGGACGAACGCGCGCACGCCATCACCGGCTGGCTGGGCGCCGACGCGTACGAACTGGAGCCGCACACCGCCGCGTTCAAGCCGGACCGGTCCGGCCTGGTCGTCGTGTGCACGGACGGCCTGTGGAACTACGCCGAGTCCGCCGAGGAGATGGCCGCCGCGGTCCCGGCCGACGCCCAGGAACGTCCGCTGCGCGGCGCCCAGGTGCTCGTGGGACACGCGCTCGACGGCGGGGGCCACGACAACGTAACAGTGGCGCTTCTGCCGTTCGCCGTCCGGCCGCAGGGGGCAGGATCGGCCTGCGAAACCGTCTGA
- a CDS encoding N-acetylglucosamine kinase, producing the protein MGVNVSVVAIDAGNSKTDVALIGEDGTVLATARGGGFQPPAIGVEAAVDVLAEVLERALAELPAPPVLSGHVSACLANADLPVEEAELAAALESRGWGSSVEVRNDTFAILRAGVDEPRGVAVVCGAGINCVGMTPDGRTARFPAIGRISGDWGGGSGLAEEALWFAARAEDGRGEPSELARTLPGHFGLDSMYGLIEALHRGAIPQARRHELTPVLFTTAEAGDPVAAALVKRQAHEVVAMASVALERLDLLEEEVPVLLGGSVLAARHPQLNDRIAALLAARAPKAEVRVVSEPPVLGAALLGLDRTGAGPEVHRRLRARYA; encoded by the coding sequence GTGGGCGTGAACGTGTCGGTCGTCGCCATCGACGCGGGCAACAGCAAGACCGATGTGGCGCTCATCGGCGAGGACGGCACGGTGCTGGCCACGGCGCGCGGCGGCGGTTTCCAGCCGCCGGCGATCGGGGTGGAGGCCGCGGTCGACGTGCTGGCCGAGGTGCTGGAGCGGGCGCTCGCGGAGCTGCCGGCCCCGCCCGTCCTCTCCGGTCATGTCTCGGCGTGTCTGGCCAACGCCGATCTCCCGGTCGAGGAAGCCGAGTTGGCCGCCGCTCTGGAATCCCGCGGCTGGGGGTCATCGGTGGAGGTGCGCAACGACACCTTCGCGATCCTGCGCGCCGGGGTGGACGAGCCCCGGGGCGTCGCGGTGGTGTGCGGGGCCGGGATCAACTGCGTGGGCATGACCCCGGACGGGCGGACCGCCCGCTTCCCCGCGATCGGGCGGATCTCCGGTGACTGGGGCGGCGGTTCGGGGCTCGCGGAGGAGGCGCTGTGGTTCGCCGCGCGCGCCGAGGACGGGCGCGGCGAACCGTCGGAGCTGGCCCGTACGCTGCCGGGCCACTTCGGGCTCGACTCGATGTACGGGCTGATCGAGGCGCTGCACCGGGGTGCGATCCCGCAGGCACGACGGCACGAGCTGACGCCGGTGCTGTTCACGACGGCGGAGGCCGGGGATCCGGTGGCGGCCGCGCTGGTGAAGCGGCAGGCGCACGAGGTGGTTGCGATGGCCTCGGTCGCGCTGGAGCGCCTCGATCTGCTGGAGGAGGAGGTTCCGGTGCTGCTCGGCGGAAGCGTGCTGGCCGCGCGCCACCCGCAGCTCAACGACCGGATCGCCGCGCTGCTGGCCGCCCGCGCCCCGAAGGCCGAGGTGCGCGTCGTCTCCGAGCCGCCGGTGCTGGGCGCGGCACTGCTGGGCCTGGATCGGACGGGGGCGGGTCCCGAGGTCCACCGGAGACTGCGCGCGCGGTACGCCTGA
- a CDS encoding VWA domain-containing protein encodes MANFSKSKVPQFSVEVYQNAFLPEGGREVNAIVTVTSTGGGTTGGVPLADAAPPPADGTGQQPGAAVVLMVDCSGSMDYPPTKMRNARDATAAAIDTLREGTRFAVVAGTHVAKDVYPGHGRLAVADARTRAQAKEALRKLSAGGGTAIGTWLRLADRLLNSADAAIRHGILLTDGRNEHESPEDLGAALDSCAGRFTCDARGVGTDWEVKEVTGIAAALLGTADIVAEPSGLAADFTHMMENAMGKEVADVALRLWTPVGAEIRFVKQVAPTVADLTGRRTEANARAGDYPTGSWGDESRDYHVCVVVPEAGIGQEMLAARVSLILPDPSGAGSPQTLSQGLVRAVWTDDMVASTSINPQVAHYTGQAELAHVIQQGLEARKAGDLGGATAKLGRAVQLASASGNQDTAKLLSKVVDVVDAATGTVRLKAKVAEADEMTLETRSTKTVRVKK; translated from the coding sequence ATGGCCAACTTCTCCAAGTCGAAGGTGCCGCAGTTCTCCGTCGAGGTGTACCAGAACGCGTTCCTGCCCGAGGGCGGCCGTGAGGTCAACGCGATCGTCACCGTGACCTCGACCGGCGGCGGCACCACCGGCGGGGTGCCGCTGGCGGACGCGGCTCCCCCGCCCGCCGACGGAACGGGGCAGCAACCCGGCGCGGCCGTGGTCCTGATGGTCGACTGTTCGGGCTCGATGGACTACCCGCCGACGAAGATGCGCAACGCGCGCGACGCGACGGCGGCGGCGATCGACACCCTGCGCGAGGGGACCCGGTTCGCGGTGGTCGCCGGGACCCATGTGGCCAAGGACGTCTATCCGGGCCACGGGCGGCTCGCGGTCGCCGACGCGCGGACGAGGGCCCAGGCCAAGGAGGCGCTGCGGAAGCTGAGCGCGGGCGGCGGCACCGCGATCGGCACCTGGCTGCGGCTGGCCGACCGGCTGCTGAACTCCGCCGACGCCGCCATCCGGCACGGCATCCTGCTGACCGACGGCCGCAACGAGCACGAGTCGCCCGAGGACCTCGGGGCTGCACTGGACTCCTGCGCGGGCCGGTTCACGTGCGACGCCCGCGGGGTGGGCACCGACTGGGAGGTCAAGGAGGTCACCGGCATAGCCGCCGCCCTCCTCGGCACGGCCGACATCGTCGCCGAACCCTCCGGCCTGGCAGCGGACTTCACGCACATGATGGAGAACGCCATGGGCAAGGAGGTCGCGGACGTGGCGCTGCGGCTCTGGACCCCGGTGGGCGCGGAGATCCGGTTCGTGAAGCAGGTCGCGCCGACCGTCGCCGACCTGACCGGCCGGCGCACCGAGGCGAACGCGCGGGCCGGGGACTACCCGACCGGGTCCTGGGGCGACGAGTCCCGCGACTACCACGTCTGCGTCGTGGTGCCCGAGGCCGGGATCGGCCAGGAGATGCTGGCCGCCCGGGTCTCGCTGATCCTGCCCGACCCGTCGGGAGCGGGCAGCCCGCAGACGCTGTCGCAGGGGCTCGTACGAGCCGTGTGGACGGACGACATGGTGGCATCGACGTCGATCAATCCCCAGGTCGCACACTACACAGGCCAGGCGGAACTGGCACATGTCATTCAGCAGGGTCTGGAAGCACGCAAAGCGGGCGACCTGGGCGGCGCGACGGCGAAGCTGGGCCGTGCGGTGCAGCTGGCGTCGGCGTCCGGAAACCAGGACACTGCGAAGCTGCTTTCGAAGGTGGTCGACGTCGTCGATGCCGCGACAGGTACTGTGCGACTGAAGGCGAAGGTCGCGGAAGCGGACGAGATGACGCTCGAAACGCGCTCCACCAAGACCGTTCGCGTCAAGAAATAG
- a CDS encoding 6-phospho-beta-glucosidase — MKLAVVGGGSTYTPELIDGFARLRDTLPIEELVLVDPAADRLELVSGLARRIFAKQDHAGRITTTTDIDAGVADADAVLLQLRVGGQAARDQDETWPLECGCVGQETTGAGGLAKALRTVPVVLDIAERVRRTNPDAWIIDFTNPVGIVTRALLQAGHKAVGLCNVAIGFQRKFARLLDVEPGQVHLDHVGLNHLSWELGVRLGGPDGENVLPKLLAEHGDAIADDLHMPRELVDRLGVVPSYYLRYFYAHDEVVRELGTKPSRAAEVAAMEKELLAMYGDPALDEKPALLAKRGGAFYSEAAVDLAASLLGDGGSPVQVVNTYNNGTLPFLPDDAVIEVQARVGRDGATPLAVPKLDPLYAGLIANVTAYEDLALEAALRGGRDRVFKALLAHPLIGQFDSAEGLTDRLIAHNREHLAWA, encoded by the coding sequence ATGAAGCTCGCAGTAGTGGGTGGCGGGTCCACCTACACCCCTGAACTGATCGACGGATTCGCGCGGCTGCGGGACACGCTGCCGATCGAGGAGCTGGTGCTCGTCGACCCGGCGGCCGACCGCCTGGAGCTGGTCTCGGGCCTCGCCCGGCGGATCTTCGCCAAGCAGGACCACGCGGGGAGGATCACGACGACCACCGACATCGACGCGGGCGTCGCCGACGCCGACGCGGTCCTGCTCCAGCTGCGCGTCGGCGGACAGGCCGCGCGCGACCAGGACGAGACCTGGCCGCTGGAGTGCGGCTGCGTCGGGCAGGAGACCACCGGCGCCGGCGGTCTCGCCAAGGCGCTGCGCACCGTGCCGGTCGTCCTGGACATCGCCGAGCGGGTCCGCCGCACCAACCCGGACGCCTGGATCATCGACTTCACCAACCCGGTCGGGATCGTCACCCGCGCCCTCCTGCAGGCCGGGCACAAGGCGGTCGGCCTGTGCAACGTGGCGATCGGCTTCCAGCGGAAGTTCGCCCGGCTGCTGGACGTCGAGCCGGGACAGGTGCACCTCGACCACGTCGGGCTCAACCACCTGAGCTGGGAGCTGGGAGTACGCCTCGGCGGCCCGGACGGCGAGAACGTCCTGCCGAAGCTGCTCGCGGAGCACGGTGACGCCATCGCCGACGACCTCCACATGCCGCGGGAGCTGGTGGACCGGCTCGGCGTCGTCCCCTCCTACTACCTGCGCTACTTCTACGCCCACGACGAGGTGGTGCGGGAGCTGGGCACCAAGCCCTCGCGGGCCGCCGAGGTCGCGGCGATGGAGAAGGAACTCCTCGCGATGTACGGCGACCCGGCGCTCGACGAGAAGCCCGCACTGCTCGCCAAGCGCGGCGGCGCGTTCTACTCCGAGGCGGCCGTGGACCTGGCGGCCTCGCTGCTGGGCGACGGCGGCTCCCCGGTCCAGGTGGTCAACACGTACAACAACGGCACCCTGCCGTTCCTCCCGGACGACGCGGTGATCGAGGTACAGGCCCGGGTCGGCCGCGACGGCGCCACGCCGCTGGCCGTCCCGAAGCTGGACCCGCTGTACGCCGGTCTCATCGCCAACGTCACGGCGTACGAGGACCTCGCCCTGGAAGCCGCGCTGCGCGGGGGCCGGGACCGGGTCTTCAAGGCGCTGCTGGCCCACCCGCTGATCGGCCAGTTCGACTCCGCCGAGGGCCTCACCGACCGGCTGATCGCCCACAACCGGGAGCACCTGGCGTGGGCGTGA
- a CDS encoding ABC transporter substrate-binding protein gives MRTSRLTTTAVAVAAISVLATACTGQSEAGASDDPNAKTTINFWHGWSAPAEVKAVQDNIDRFEKAHPNITVKVSGNINDDKLNQALRAGGSDGPDVVSSFTTANVGKFCSSGAFTDLKPFIEKSKLDLEKTFPKVLLDYTQFEGKRCALPLLTDAYGLYYNKDAFKKAGIAAPPKTLSELADVAKKLTVEKGDTYQQLGFMPNFHGYETVVSHYMPSWDHAYFDENGKSNIAQDPAFAEMFTYQKKLVDSLGGYTRLEKYRGTFGDEWGAKHPFHTGQVAMQLDGEWRLGMAEDAGVDFEIGVAPMPVADDEADSYGKGYLSGTIVGIAPASKKQNAAWELVEFMTSDTEAVVNFSNGIRNVPSTLEALKSPDLKFDPRFQTFLDIAQHPESSTSDGAVNGATYQLTLQDFGYQYEKGAVKDLQAGLEKTARQIDTDIAKAK, from the coding sequence CGTGTACCGGCCAGTCCGAGGCCGGCGCCTCCGACGACCCGAACGCGAAGACCACCATCAACTTCTGGCACGGCTGGAGCGCGCCGGCCGAGGTGAAGGCGGTCCAGGACAACATCGACCGGTTCGAGAAGGCCCACCCGAACATCACGGTGAAGGTCTCCGGCAACATCAACGACGACAAGCTCAACCAGGCTCTGCGCGCGGGCGGTTCGGACGGGCCGGACGTGGTCTCGTCCTTCACCACGGCCAACGTCGGCAAGTTCTGCTCGTCCGGCGCCTTCACCGATCTGAAGCCGTTCATCGAGAAGTCGAAGCTGGACCTGGAGAAGACCTTCCCGAAGGTCCTGCTGGACTACACCCAGTTCGAGGGCAAGCGCTGCGCCCTGCCGCTGCTCACCGACGCCTACGGCCTCTACTACAACAAGGACGCGTTCAAGAAGGCCGGGATCGCCGCGCCGCCGAAGACGCTGTCCGAGCTGGCCGATGTGGCGAAGAAGCTGACGGTGGAGAAGGGCGACACCTACCAGCAGCTCGGCTTCATGCCGAACTTCCACGGCTACGAGACCGTCGTCAGCCACTACATGCCCTCGTGGGACCACGCCTACTTCGACGAGAACGGCAAGTCCAACATCGCCCAGGACCCGGCGTTCGCCGAGATGTTCACGTACCAGAAGAAGCTGGTGGACAGCCTCGGCGGCTACACCAGGCTGGAGAAGTACCGGGGCACCTTCGGTGACGAGTGGGGCGCGAAGCACCCCTTCCACACCGGCCAGGTGGCCATGCAGCTGGACGGCGAGTGGCGGCTCGGGATGGCCGAGGACGCCGGTGTGGACTTCGAGATCGGCGTGGCGCCGATGCCCGTCGCGGACGACGAGGCGGACAGCTACGGCAAGGGCTATCTCTCCGGCACCATCGTGGGCATCGCCCCGGCGAGCAAGAAGCAGAACGCCGCCTGGGAGCTGGTCGAGTTCATGACCAGCGACACCGAGGCGGTCGTCAACTTCTCCAACGGCATCCGGAACGTGCCCTCCACCCTGGAGGCGCTCAAGTCGCCCGACCTGAAGTTCGACCCCCGCTTCCAGACCTTCCTGGACATCGCCCAGCACCCGGAGTCCAGCACCTCCGACGGGGCCGTCAACGGGGCCACGTACCAGCTGACCCTGCAGGACTTCGGCTACCAGTACGAGAAGGGCGCGGTGAAGGACCTCCAGGCGGGTCTGGAGAAGACCGCGCGGCAGATCGACACCGACATCGCCAAGGCCAAGTAG
- a CDS encoding FHA domain-containing protein, which yields MPTCPNGHQSDSEDWCEVCGHRMTPGGAPAGAVPPPPPPPPAPGYGYPQPDSGTGGGQPTMQAELCPQCRTPREAMAPFCEECRWNFLTNTATSYTPLAPQHSMPSGPPPGLNLPPGFQAQGPGGQPGPGGPGGQHGPGGLGGPGGPPGPGGPGGPGGQHGPGGQHGPGGQPGPGAQGGPGGPGAPQQRDAFDYQGSRPSQMNRPAEPLTPEQNGPQGSDGPQRNDGQGGPPQSFQQGAPPSSFQQQGPPSTRSPFEPRQSAPSPFEPPQSARSPFEPQQASPFAPQHQSAPPAPPQPSGHTDGEDDWMLPPPSQAQPPQPPQQFQQPGPHQDQGRPGQGHGTPGQDRPHGQDQGYDQGQPHGVPGQGRPQQAATWTAVIAPDRAYFLAMMQRSGPEATGLNLPAYSPEQRLPLTGSQVTIGRRRQSTGESPDVDLSVPPEDPGVSHQHAVLVQQPDGGWAVVDQNSTNGTTLNGAEEPIQPYVPVPLQDGDQVHVGAWTTITVRRD from the coding sequence ATGCCGACCTGCCCGAACGGACACCAGTCGGATTCCGAGGACTGGTGCGAGGTCTGCGGACACCGCATGACGCCCGGCGGCGCACCCGCGGGCGCGGTGCCCCCGCCGCCCCCTCCGCCGCCCGCGCCCGGTTACGGCTACCCGCAGCCGGACTCCGGCACCGGTGGCGGTCAGCCCACCATGCAGGCGGAGCTGTGCCCGCAGTGCCGTACGCCGCGTGAGGCGATGGCGCCGTTCTGCGAGGAGTGCCGCTGGAACTTCCTCACCAACACGGCGACCTCCTACACCCCGCTGGCCCCGCAGCACAGCATGCCCAGCGGCCCGCCGCCCGGTCTCAACCTGCCGCCCGGCTTCCAGGCGCAGGGCCCCGGCGGACAGCCCGGTCCCGGTGGTCCCGGCGGACAGCACGGGCCCGGTGGTCTTGGTGGTCCCGGTGGACCGCCCGGCCCCGGCGGCCCAGGCGGCCCCGGCGGACAGCACGGCCCCGGCGGACAGCACGGCCCCGGCGGTCAGCCGGGCCCGGGTGCGCAGGGCGGTCCCGGTGGCCCGGGCGCCCCGCAGCAGCGTGACGCGTTCGACTACCAGGGCTCGCGGCCCTCACAGATGAACCGTCCCGCCGAGCCGCTCACGCCCGAGCAGAACGGTCCGCAGGGAAGCGACGGCCCGCAGCGGAACGACGGCCAGGGCGGGCCCCCGCAGTCGTTCCAGCAGGGCGCGCCGCCGTCCTCGTTCCAGCAGCAGGGCCCGCCGTCGACGCGTTCGCCGTTCGAGCCCCGGCAGTCGGCCCCGTCTCCATTCGAGCCCCCGCAGTCCGCCCGGTCGCCGTTCGAGCCCCAGCAGGCCTCGCCCTTCGCGCCGCAGCACCAGTCGGCGCCGCCCGCGCCACCGCAGCCGTCGGGGCACACCGACGGCGAGGACGACTGGATGCTGCCGCCGCCCTCCCAGGCACAGCCGCCTCAGCCGCCCCAGCAGTTCCAGCAGCCGGGCCCCCATCAGGATCAGGGCCGACCGGGCCAGGGGCACGGCACCCCGGGACAGGACCGGCCGCACGGGCAGGACCAGGGGTACGACCAGGGTCAGCCGCACGGAGTGCCCGGCCAGGGCCGGCCGCAGCAGGCCGCCACCTGGACCGCCGTGATCGCCCCGGACCGTGCGTACTTCCTCGCGATGATGCAGCGCAGCGGCCCCGAGGCGACCGGGCTGAACCTGCCCGCGTACTCCCCGGAGCAGCGTCTTCCGCTCACCGGCAGCCAGGTCACCATCGGGCGCCGCCGGCAGAGCACCGGCGAGTCCCCCGACGTCGACCTGTCGGTGCCCCCGGAGGACCCGGGCGTCTCGCACCAGCACGCCGTGCTCGTGCAGCAGCCCGACGGCGGCTGGGCTGTCGTCGACCAGAACTCCACCAACGGCACCACGCTGAACGGCGCCGAGGAACCGATCCAGCCGTACGTCCCCGTGCCGCTCCAGGACGGTGACCAGGTGCACGTCGGGGCCTGGACGACGATCACGGTCCGCCGGGACTGA
- a CDS encoding carbohydrate ABC transporter permease codes for MTHLLDTTAPAPSPAPVRGPRTAAARTARRKALLHWIAVHSLGIAAALFFVLPFVFVVLTSLMSDQQALTRDLVPDTWEWGNYERVFNTPGFLTWWRNTLLYAGLGTVLTVVSSIPVAYALAKFRFRGRKLSLMLVISMMMLPPQVVIIPMYLFWAKQMDLSGTLWPLIIPMAFGDAFSIFLLRQFLLTIPNEYLDAAKVDGCGEFRTLVKVVLPMARPGIAAIALFQFFAAWNDYFGPQIYASENPAAWTLSYGLESFKGAHHTDWNLTMAATVLVMAPVIAVFFFAQKAFVEGVTLTGVKG; via the coding sequence ATGACCCACCTCCTCGACACGACCGCGCCCGCGCCTTCCCCGGCACCCGTCCGCGGCCCGCGGACGGCCGCCGCCCGCACCGCGCGCCGCAAGGCGCTGCTGCACTGGATCGCCGTGCACTCCCTCGGGATCGCCGCCGCGCTCTTCTTCGTGCTGCCGTTCGTCTTCGTGGTGCTGACCTCGCTGATGAGCGATCAGCAGGCACTGACCCGCGACCTCGTCCCGGACACCTGGGAGTGGGGCAACTACGAACGGGTCTTCAACACCCCGGGCTTTCTGACCTGGTGGCGCAACACCCTGCTGTACGCGGGCCTCGGCACCGTCCTGACCGTGGTGTCGTCGATCCCGGTGGCGTACGCGCTGGCGAAGTTCCGCTTCCGGGGCCGCAAGCTGTCGCTGATGCTCGTCATCTCGATGATGATGCTGCCGCCGCAGGTCGTCATCATCCCGATGTACCTGTTCTGGGCGAAGCAGATGGACCTGTCCGGCACCTTGTGGCCGCTGATCATCCCGATGGCCTTCGGCGACGCGTTCTCCATCTTCCTGCTGCGGCAGTTCCTCCTGACCATCCCGAACGAGTACCTGGACGCCGCGAAGGTCGACGGCTGCGGCGAGTTCCGCACCCTGGTGAAGGTCGTCCTGCCGATGGCCAGGCCGGGGATCGCGGCCATCGCCCTCTTCCAGTTCTTCGCCGCCTGGAACGACTACTTCGGACCACAGATCTACGCCTCGGAGAACCCGGCCGCCTGGACGCTCAGTTACGGCCTCGAATCCTTCAAGGGCGCGCACCACACCGACTGGAACCTGACCATGGCCGCGACCGTTCTGGTCATGGCCCCCGTGATCGCCGTCTTCTTCTTCGCCCAGAAGGCATTCGTCGAGGGCGTCACACTGACCGGAGTAAAGGGCTGA